In Desulfoplanes formicivorans, a genomic segment contains:
- a CDS encoding tetratricopeptide repeat protein encodes MFKGKPSRTSGSLFPLELGDSLSDRDTLAAIGELSRVVKNNSDSVETYLALGNLYRSQGELERAIQIRQNLIIRPGLDNDFKGRAYLELGKDYKRAGFMDRSLAALEEAQKLCGKDPRIILELVDLAAKTNEFQTAARHCAALKFPQGQAHYLVLHARSLLADTTNQNRDEALKWLNRAIKIYSPSPEAWLEHLLWEYDRRDWKRFSKRLDAGLKNVARELRFVLLEGLIQHGIKTGSPDPQPHVHPEACARALECIEPYTDDLLLYYYGALLHIQAGDTAQAKTWLEKSLFLDPDFWPTRLEVLLLSLPEQSLNPVFSVQLEFFLKRAQQVKRFVCSQCGLKREQIFYVCPRCRSWHSIRFRKSLND; translated from the coding sequence ATGTTCAAAGGAAAGCCATCACGCACCAGTGGTTCGCTTTTTCCCCTTGAGCTCGGTGACAGTTTGTCGGACAGGGATACCCTGGCCGCCATTGGCGAGCTCAGTCGGGTCGTCAAGAACAACTCCGACAGCGTAGAAACCTATCTGGCCCTGGGCAATCTGTACCGTTCTCAGGGAGAACTCGAACGGGCCATTCAGATCCGTCAGAATCTGATCATTCGTCCGGGCCTGGACAACGATTTCAAGGGACGGGCCTATCTCGAACTGGGCAAGGATTACAAACGGGCCGGGTTCATGGACCGTTCGCTGGCGGCCCTGGAAGAGGCCCAGAAGCTGTGCGGCAAGGATCCGCGCATTATTCTGGAGCTGGTTGATCTGGCCGCCAAGACCAATGAATTCCAGACCGCTGCCAGACATTGTGCCGCTCTTAAGTTTCCTCAGGGGCAGGCTCATTACCTAGTTTTGCATGCCCGGTCTCTTCTTGCGGACACCACGAATCAGAACCGTGATGAAGCCCTCAAATGGCTGAACAGGGCCATCAAGATCTATTCACCTTCTCCTGAAGCATGGTTGGAACATTTGCTTTGGGAGTATGACCGGAGAGACTGGAAGCGGTTCAGCAAACGCCTTGATGCGGGCTTGAAAAACGTCGCCCGGGAGCTTCGGTTTGTCCTTCTGGAAGGACTGATCCAGCACGGAATCAAAACGGGTTCACCTGATCCGCAACCCCATGTTCATCCCGAGGCCTGTGCCCGGGCCCTCGAGTGCATCGAGCCCTATACCGATGACCTGCTGCTCTATTATTACGGGGCTCTTCTGCATATTCAGGCCGGGGACACCGCGCAGGCCAAAACCTGGCTGGAAAAATCACTGTTTCTTGATCCGGATTTCTGGCCGACCCGCTTGGAGGTTTTGCTTCTGTCCCTGCCAGAGCAATCCCTGAATCCGGTTTTCAGCGTGCAACTGGAGTTTTTTCTCAAGCGGGCGCAGCAGGTCAAACGGTTCGTGTGTTCCCAGTGCGGGCTCAAACGCGAACAGATTTTTTATGTCTGCCCCAGATGCCGGTCCTGGCATTCCATCCGCTTTCGAAAGTCCCTCAACGATTGA
- a CDS encoding LapA family protein, which yields MRYLKVLCLVVLFFVSMLFFVQNTDVLVQTLILQLGLFSWSVTSAPVPHYLLILLAFVAGAILPMIYFLCEKIRLSRELRTARKTIKQQEEELNSLRNMPIEETDYQTEAVTADVEPEQA from the coding sequence ATGCGTTATTTGAAGGTTCTGTGTCTGGTTGTCCTGTTTTTCGTGTCCATGCTTTTTTTCGTGCAGAACACGGACGTTTTGGTCCAGACCCTCATTCTTCAGCTCGGGCTTTTTTCCTGGAGCGTTACCAGTGCACCTGTTCCGCATTATCTCCTCATTCTGCTCGCCTTTGTTGCTGGCGCCATCTTGCCCATGATTTATTTTCTGTGTGAGAAAATCCGCTTGTCCAGGGAATTGCGCACGGCCCGCAAGACCATCAAGCAGCAGGAAGAAGAGCTCAATTCTCTGAGGAACATGCCCATCGAGGAAACCGACTATCAGACCGAAGCCGTTACTGCTGACGTCGAACCCGAACAGGCATAA
- a CDS encoding HIT family protein produces the protein MKTLWAPWRIDYILDEKPDSCVFCIPQHTREDAKRLVLYRGEHCFVIMNKFPYSSGHLMVTPYRHVSMLTDLTAEEGHEAMDLLRATSDILTRVFHPQGINMGLNQGEAAGAGIEEHLHFHLVPRWVGDHSFMAVSASTMVVPEHLETTYAKLLPHFKVLGGGKSQA, from the coding sequence ATGAAAACCTTGTGGGCCCCATGGCGGATCGATTACATCCTTGATGAAAAACCCGACAGTTGCGTGTTCTGCATTCCTCAACACACGCGAGAGGATGCCAAACGGCTTGTTTTGTACCGCGGCGAACATTGTTTCGTGATCATGAACAAATTTCCTTATTCCAGTGGACATCTCATGGTCACTCCGTATAGACACGTAAGCATGCTCACGGATCTGACGGCTGAAGAAGGCCACGAGGCCATGGACCTGCTGCGGGCCACCAGCGATATCCTGACCCGGGTTTTTCACCCCCAGGGAATCAATATGGGCCTCAATCAGGGTGAAGCAGCCGGGGCCGGGATCGAGGAACACCTCCATTTTCACCTTGTTCCCAGGTGGGTGGGTGACCACTCCTTCATGGCGGTCAGCGCGTCCACCATGGTTGTTCCGGAACACCTTGAAACGACCTATGCCAAGTTGCTGCCCCATTTCAAAGTCCTGGGCGGCGGCAAGAGTCAGGCGTAA
- a CDS encoding amino acid ABC transporter ATP-binding protein: MNAIDPIIRIENVYKFFGTLKALDNVSLSVNPGEKVVIIGPSGSGKSTLLRSINRLESIDRGRIIVDGKDVNARENDINAIRQELGMVFQSFNLFPHKTVLQNLTMAPIRLKKIPQAQAEKTAMTLLDKVGIPDKANVYPAMLSGGQQQRVAIARALAMNPKIMLFDEPTSALDPEMIGEVLDVMVKLAREGMTMVVVTHEMGFAKEVADRVIFMDGGVIVEQGTPEHFFENPEHPRTKKFLSQIL, encoded by the coding sequence ATGAACGCCATTGATCCCATCATCCGCATAGAAAACGTCTACAAATTTTTTGGTACCCTCAAGGCCCTGGACAACGTTTCCCTGTCCGTCAATCCCGGGGAAAAGGTGGTCATCATCGGACCCAGCGGTTCGGGTAAGTCCACCCTGCTGCGATCCATCAATCGTCTCGAATCCATTGATCGCGGCAGGATCATCGTGGATGGCAAGGACGTCAATGCCCGCGAAAATGACATCAATGCCATCCGCCAGGAATTGGGCATGGTTTTTCAGAGCTTCAATCTGTTCCCGCACAAAACCGTACTTCAGAACCTGACCATGGCACCCATACGGTTGAAAAAGATTCCCCAGGCCCAGGCCGAAAAAACCGCCATGACCCTTCTCGACAAGGTCGGTATCCCCGACAAGGCCAACGTCTACCCTGCCATGCTTTCGGGCGGGCAGCAGCAACGTGTGGCCATTGCCCGGGCCCTGGCCATGAATCCCAAGATCATGCTTTTTGACGAACCCACGTCCGCCCTGGATCCGGAAATGATCGGCGAGGTTCTGGACGTCATGGTCAAACTGGCCCGCGAAGGCATGACCATGGTTGTTGTGACCCATGAGATGGGTTTTGCCAAAGAAGTGGCCGACCGGGTCATTTTCATGGACGGGGGAGTGATTGTGGAACAGGGGACTCCCGAGCATTTCTTTGAAAATCCCGAACATCCGCGAACCAAAAAGTTTTTGAGTCAAATTTTGTAG
- a CDS encoding amino acid ABC transporter permease, producing MSKKEVNIHVGDGAAIPSKKDRGLFSAWWISFIGAVAIIIYLCMTEPDPYLDILKFLPDGILVTFQVTIYSILLSLVIGLVTGLGRLSRNRFFNLIASTYVEIIRGIPLLVQLFYIYYALGKFELFSNLPPLAAAVIAMAICYGAYMGEVFRAGIDSIDHGQTEAARTLGFNRSQTMFLVVLPQAWRTILPPVGNEFIALLKDSSLVSILAVADILRRGREFASESFYYFEAFTMVALVYLVITLILSKGVSRMEHKLNYYERH from the coding sequence ATGAGCAAGAAAGAAGTTAACATCCATGTTGGTGACGGTGCAGCCATTCCTTCGAAAAAAGACCGGGGCCTTTTCAGTGCCTGGTGGATTTCCTTTATCGGAGCCGTGGCCATCATTATCTATTTGTGCATGACCGAACCAGATCCCTATCTGGATATTCTCAAGTTCCTTCCGGACGGCATTCTGGTCACCTTCCAGGTAACCATCTACTCCATCCTTCTCTCCCTTGTCATCGGGCTGGTGACAGGACTCGGTCGCCTGTCCCGCAACAGGTTCTTCAACCTGATCGCGTCCACGTATGTGGAGATCATCCGGGGCATCCCCCTGCTGGTCCAGCTTTTCTACATCTATTATGCCCTGGGGAAGTTCGAGCTTTTCAGCAATCTTCCTCCTCTTGCGGCTGCGGTCATTGCCATGGCCATCTGTTACGGGGCTTACATGGGCGAGGTTTTTCGTGCCGGTATCGATTCCATTGATCACGGCCAGACAGAGGCTGCCCGAACCCTTGGATTCAACCGATCCCAGACCATGTTCCTGGTTGTTCTGCCGCAGGCCTGGCGGACCATCCTGCCACCCGTGGGTAATGAGTTCATTGCCCTGCTCAAGGACAGTTCCCTGGTTTCCATCCTTGCTGTTGCCGACATCCTGCGTCGGGGCCGGGAATTTGCCAGTGAATCCTTTTATTATTTCGAAGCCTTTACCATGGTGGCCCTGGTCTACCTGGTCATTACCCTTATTCTTTCAAAGGGCGTAAGCCGCATGGAGCACAAGCTGAACTATTATGAACGCCATTGA
- a CDS encoding basic amino acid ABC transporter substrate-binding protein, with product MMKKALFTLAAVLFLSNVAVAKTIVFASDATWPPMEMVDANKNIVGFCPDLVKAIAKAAGFTAVIKNTAWDGIFAGLAAGKYDAIASSVSITDKRKRVMDFSDPYFEVKQGVVTRKGAGIKSIDDLKGKKIGAQIGTTGYFASKKIKGAKPESYDEVGLAIENLNNGRIDAVICDDAVAVGYALQNKNYVDSLSLAFLIVPDEPEYLGIAVNKGNTEVLELINKGLKAVRASGEYDAIFKKWFPTEE from the coding sequence ATGATGAAAAAAGCTTTGTTCACGCTGGCTGCTGTCTTGTTTTTGTCCAATGTGGCCGTGGCCAAGACCATTGTTTTTGCTTCCGACGCCACCTGGCCCCCCATGGAGATGGTTGACGCCAACAAGAACATTGTGGGGTTTTGCCCGGATCTGGTCAAAGCCATTGCCAAGGCCGCAGGATTTACTGCCGTGATCAAAAACACGGCCTGGGACGGTATTTTTGCAGGACTGGCCGCTGGAAAGTACGATGCCATTGCCTCCTCAGTGTCCATTACGGACAAGCGCAAACGGGTTATGGATTTCAGTGACCCCTACTTTGAGGTCAAGCAGGGCGTTGTTACCCGGAAAGGCGCGGGCATCAAGAGCATTGACGATCTCAAGGGCAAGAAAATCGGTGCCCAGATCGGAACCACCGGGTATTTCGCCTCCAAGAAGATCAAGGGTGCCAAGCCCGAATCCTATGATGAAGTGGGTCTGGCCATCGAGAATCTGAACAATGGCCGCATCGACGCGGTCATCTGCGATGACGCCGTTGCTGTTGGGTATGCTTTGCAGAACAAGAACTATGTTGATTCCCTGTCCCTGGCCTTTCTGATCGTTCCCGACGAACCCGAATATCTTGGTATTGCCGTGAACAAGGGCAACACAGAGGTTCTTGAACTGATCAACAAGGGCCTCAAGGCCGTCAGGGCCAGTGGAGAGTACGACGCCATCTTCAAGAAATGGTTCCCCACGGAAGAATAA
- a CDS encoding CBS domain-containing protein, whose amino-acid sequence MTKQPAHTIITSHANADFDALSAIVAAGKLYEDAVLIFPGSQERNLKNFFIQSATYLFNFKSAKEIDLSSVRRLVLVDTRQKDRILHVAAVLDNPHLEIHIYDHHPDSPEDLHGQHNVVKPWGSATAIIALILREKKVVLSPDEATIMGLGIYEDTGNFTFSSTTFHDLEAAAWLARQGMDFNMVADLVNRELSADQIFILNSLLESANTHTIHGIDVVVADVSLDRYVGDFALLAHKLLEMENIRVLFALGRMQDRVQVVARSRTADVDVGTICTSLGGGGHPYAASASIKDRTLEQVKDELFALLYSQITPDFDVRSLCSTPAVVIEKNKTLHEAADLMTRYGLKAIPVVEPGTFTCVGILDHQLAEKAIIHHLGDVLVKEYMLRDFATVTQDMDLYPVMEIILGQGQRLVPVLDDRGDCSGVITRTDLIHTLVSEPARIPETLIPERRRERQIKHLLRERLPRKLFDFLVQVGELARDKGVNVYCVGGFVRDILLHLPNFDVDFVVEGDAIAFARAMARTFGGRVREHRKFKTAVVVLESGEKIDVATARLEYYEYPAALPTVELSSIKMDLFRRDFTINALAVQVNPDQFGRLVDFFGGQKDIKNKTIRVLHSLSFVEDPTRIIRAIRFAQRFGFSIGGQTERLIKNAVELNIFHKLSGSRIFHEIRLMLAENKPVACLKEMARFNLLKAIHPMLTMDPAKQQILEEIEKVVAWYRLLYLEPSPCPWLVYLLGLCAGFNDAQVQVLVRRLNLTKKQACLLTSLRHSIRKAIEDLFRWEQGKQATSELFFILEPLALEGVLYLMARSRKESMRKHISLFLTQLRTQTIDITGKDLQALGIASGPIYGQILRAVTAAKLDNDSLSREEQLRMAREMAARSR is encoded by the coding sequence ATGACCAAACAACCAGCCCACACCATTATCACGTCCCACGCCAATGCGGATTTTGACGCGTTAAGCGCCATTGTTGCTGCCGGCAAACTGTATGAAGATGCCGTGCTCATTTTCCCGGGATCCCAGGAACGCAATCTCAAAAATTTTTTCATCCAGAGCGCCACCTACCTGTTCAATTTCAAATCGGCCAAGGAGATCGACCTCTCGTCTGTTCGTCGTCTGGTTCTGGTGGACACGCGTCAGAAGGACCGCATTCTCCATGTGGCTGCTGTGCTGGACAATCCCCATCTGGAAATCCACATCTATGACCATCATCCCGATTCGCCCGAAGATCTGCATGGCCAGCACAACGTGGTCAAGCCGTGGGGATCGGCCACGGCCATCATTGCCCTTATCCTCAGGGAGAAAAAGGTGGTGCTTTCTCCAGACGAAGCCACCATCATGGGGCTTGGGATTTATGAAGACACGGGGAACTTTACCTTTTCCTCGACAACGTTTCACGATCTGGAAGCAGCCGCCTGGCTTGCCCGGCAGGGCATGGATTTCAACATGGTGGCCGATCTGGTCAATCGGGAGCTCAGTGCCGATCAGATCTTCATCCTGAACAGCCTGCTCGAATCAGCCAATACCCACACCATTCACGGCATTGACGTGGTTGTGGCCGATGTTTCCCTGGATCGCTATGTGGGCGATTTCGCCCTGCTGGCCCACAAGCTTTTGGAGATGGAAAACATTCGCGTGCTCTTTGCCCTAGGCAGAATGCAGGATCGGGTTCAGGTGGTGGCCAGGAGCAGGACCGCGGATGTGGACGTGGGAACCATCTGTACCTCCCTGGGCGGAGGCGGCCATCCCTATGCCGCATCTGCCTCCATCAAGGACAGGACTCTTGAGCAGGTCAAGGACGAACTCTTTGCCCTCCTCTACTCCCAGATTACCCCGGACTTTGATGTGCGTTCCCTGTGCTCCACTCCGGCCGTTGTCATTGAAAAGAACAAGACCCTGCACGAGGCTGCCGATCTCATGACCCGCTATGGCCTCAAAGCCATCCCGGTTGTGGAACCGGGTACCTTTACCTGCGTGGGCATCCTGGATCACCAGCTTGCTGAAAAGGCCATTATCCACCATCTGGGAGATGTCCTGGTCAAGGAATACATGCTCCGCGATTTTGCCACTGTTACCCAGGACATGGACCTCTACCCGGTCATGGAGATCATTCTGGGCCAGGGGCAGCGATTGGTACCGGTTCTGGATGACCGGGGCGATTGCTCCGGAGTGATCACCCGCACGGATCTGATCCACACCCTGGTCAGCGAACCGGCCCGCATACCGGAGACCCTGATACCGGAACGACGTCGGGAACGGCAGATCAAGCATCTGCTTCGGGAACGGCTTCCCCGCAAGCTGTTCGATTTTCTGGTCCAGGTCGGTGAGCTGGCCAGAGACAAGGGGGTCAATGTCTATTGTGTGGGGGGATTTGTCAGGGACATTTTGCTCCATCTGCCCAATTTTGACGTGGATTTCGTGGTGGAAGGCGATGCCATTGCCTTTGCCCGGGCCATGGCCCGAACCTTTGGCGGGCGCGTCAGGGAACACCGCAAGTTCAAGACTGCTGTGGTTGTGCTGGAGTCCGGGGAAAAGATCGACGTGGCCACGGCTCGGCTCGAATACTATGAATACCCTGCGGCCTTGCCCACGGTTGAACTCTCGTCCATCAAGATGGATCTCTTTCGCAGAGATTTCACCATCAACGCCCTGGCCGTGCAGGTCAATCCGGATCAATTCGGGCGGCTGGTGGACTTTTTCGGAGGGCAAAAAGACATCAAGAACAAGACCATCCGGGTGCTCCACTCCCTGAGTTTTGTGGAAGATCCCACCCGGATCATCCGGGCCATCCGCTTTGCCCAGCGGTTCGGCTTTTCCATTGGCGGCCAGACCGAACGGTTGATCAAGAACGCCGTGGAGCTGAACATCTTTCACAAACTTTCCGGAAGCCGCATCTTTCATGAAATCCGGCTCATGCTGGCGGAAAACAAGCCCGTGGCCTGCCTGAAGGAAATGGCCCGGTTCAATCTGCTCAAGGCCATCCATCCCATGCTGACCATGGACCCGGCCAAGCAGCAGATCCTCGAGGAAATCGAAAAAGTGGTTGCTTGGTATAGGTTGCTTTATCTTGAGCCCTCTCCCTGTCCCTGGCTGGTGTACCTCCTTGGCCTGTGCGCCGGATTCAATGATGCCCAGGTTCAGGTTCTGGTACGCCGGCTCAATCTGACCAAGAAGCAGGCCTGCCTGCTGACCAGTCTCAGGCATTCAATCCGGAAGGCCATTGAGGATCTGTTTCGTTGGGAACAGGGAAAACAGGCCACAAGCGAACTCTTTTTCATTCTCGAACCCCTGGCCCTTGAAGGAGTTCTCTATCTCATGGCCAGGAGCCGGAAGGAAAGCATGCGCAAGCATATTTCGCTCTTTCTGACCCAGTTGAGAACCCAGACCATCGACATCACGGGCAAGGATCTTCAGGCATTGGGTATTGCTTCAGGACCCATCTACGGCCAGATTCTCAGGGCCGTCACCGCTGCCAAACTGGATAACGACTCCCTGAGCCGGGAGGAACAGCTGCGCATGGCCCGGGAAATGGCTGCCCGCAGCAGGTGA
- the xerD gene encoding site-specific tyrosine recombinase XerD — MSKSNPLPDGVPTVSLPLSDQQDLDRFLEHLIVVKGLAEKTIAAYQTDLRSLMRFLHVHDMNIQDVREDTLLVYLRHMSNRIGSARTLARHLASLRAFFGYAHEQGLIADNPTLILANPKIARTIPDVLTQEETFRLLDMPNPKTKLGLRDRAILEVLYGAGLRVSELTSLRPQDYDAQTDILRIWGKGGKERIVPLNETAAQVLTSYLKQRNALFNPQQDAVFLNRSGTRLTRQGVWKLIKRYGVKAGITKTISPHTLRHCFATHLLEGGADLRTVQILLGHADISATEIYTHVQTQRLMEIHTMYHPRSTPS, encoded by the coding sequence TTGTCGAAGTCGAACCCCCTGCCCGACGGAGTGCCCACCGTGTCCCTGCCGCTTTCCGATCAGCAAGACCTGGATCGGTTTCTCGAACATCTCATTGTGGTCAAGGGGCTGGCCGAGAAAACCATTGCTGCCTATCAGACCGATCTGCGCTCCCTGATGCGTTTTCTTCATGTGCATGATATGAACATCCAGGACGTGCGGGAAGACACGCTTCTGGTCTATCTGCGCCATATGTCCAACCGGATCGGATCGGCCAGAACCCTGGCCCGCCATCTTGCCTCGTTGCGTGCCTTTTTCGGATACGCCCATGAGCAGGGACTGATTGCGGACAATCCGACCCTGATTCTGGCCAACCCCAAGATCGCCCGGACCATCCCGGATGTCCTGACCCAGGAAGAAACCTTCCGGCTGCTGGACATGCCAAACCCGAAGACCAAGCTGGGACTCCGGGACAGGGCCATCCTGGAAGTCCTGTACGGGGCCGGTCTGAGGGTTTCCGAACTGACCAGCCTGCGCCCCCAGGATTATGATGCCCAGACGGATATCCTGCGCATCTGGGGCAAAGGGGGCAAGGAACGGATCGTTCCCCTCAATGAAACAGCCGCCCAGGTGCTCACCAGCTACCTGAAACAACGCAATGCCCTTTTTAACCCGCAGCAGGACGCTGTTTTTCTGAACCGTTCAGGCACCCGGCTCACCCGCCAGGGAGTATGGAAGCTCATCAAGCGCTACGGGGTCAAGGCCGGGATCACCAAGACCATCTCCCCCCACACCCTGCGCCATTGTTTTGCCACCCATCTTCTCGAGGGCGGCGCAGATCTGCGTACCGTCCAGATTCTCCTGGGCCACGCCGATATCAGCGCCACAGAGATCTATACCCACGTGCAGACCCAACGTCTCATGGAAATCCACACCATGTATCATCCCCGATCCACGCCATCATGA
- the folK gene encoding 2-amino-4-hydroxy-6-hydroxymethyldihydropteridine diphosphokinase → MPHTFAYISLGSNMGDTRAHLDKALDAISNLDGLSLMQASTIYRTEPQGVREQPWFANQVIKVACSPTWTPSDLLHSLLALETRLGRVRTTRWGPRVIDLDLLLFGNTVCHDPRVTLPHPRMLERAFVLIPLLEIEPELVLPDGTRASQALDAISHTIEGDTIWQTTNEP, encoded by the coding sequence ATGCCTCATACATTTGCCTACATATCTCTGGGTTCGAACATGGGAGACACCCGGGCCCATCTTGACAAGGCCCTGGATGCCATCAGCAACCTTGATGGCCTTTCCCTGATGCAGGCTTCAACAATATATAGGACCGAACCCCAGGGGGTAAGGGAACAACCCTGGTTCGCCAATCAGGTGATCAAGGTGGCCTGCAGCCCCACGTGGACCCCTTCGGACCTCCTGCACTCCCTTCTGGCCCTGGAGACCAGACTGGGTCGGGTGCGAACCACAAGATGGGGCCCCAGGGTCATTGATCTGGATCTGCTTTTGTTTGGCAATACGGTTTGCCATGATCCCCGGGTCACGCTTCCCCATCCGCGGATGCTTGAAAGGGCGTTTGTACTCATTCCCCTGCTGGAGATTGAACCGGAACTGGTTTTGCCTGACGGGACCAGGGCATCGCAGGCTTTGGATGCCATTTCCCATACCATTGAAGGAGACACCATCTGGCAGACGACAAATGAACCATGA
- a CDS encoding transcriptional regulator — MLKFVIMAIAAYILFKLVTGDKKKKAATQQQKNRDLAADGVMVKDPICGTFVPKDTDIRVKNGEDVHCFCSYECRDKYVEQLQAGQENKSVG; from the coding sequence ATGTTGAAATTTGTCATTATGGCCATTGCCGCATATATATTGTTCAAACTGGTGACCGGCGACAAAAAGAAAAAAGCCGCCACCCAACAGCAGAAGAACAGGGATCTTGCTGCCGACGGCGTCATGGTCAAGGATCCCATCTGCGGGACCTTTGTACCCAAGGATACGGATATCAGGGTCAAGAACGGCGAGGATGTGCATTGTTTTTGCAGTTACGAGTGTCGGGACAAATATGTTGAACAACTCCAGGCTGGACAGGAAAACAAATCCGTTGGGTAA
- the fsa gene encoding fructose-6-phosphate aldolase, whose protein sequence is MKFFIDTANLEEIRKAKALGMVDGVTTNPTLMSREASDWREVAAAICAEIDGPVSLEVIAQDAEGMIREARDLVGFGPNVVVKIPMTLEGIKAVRQLNSMNIATNMTLVFSPLQALAAAKAGAHYVSPFVGRLDDVGHEGMELVSQILTIYDNYMFDTQVLVASVRSMTHVLEAAMLGAHVVTIPFKIMNQLTAHPLTDKGLKAFLADWEKKQQTDKSQ, encoded by the coding sequence ATGAAATTCTTCATTGATACGGCAAATCTGGAAGAAATACGCAAGGCCAAGGCCCTGGGCATGGTCGACGGGGTGACCACCAATCCGACCCTTATGTCCCGGGAAGCCAGCGACTGGCGGGAAGTGGCCGCAGCCATTTGTGCTGAAATCGACGGCCCGGTAAGCCTTGAAGTCATTGCCCAGGACGCCGAGGGCATGATCCGTGAAGCCCGGGATCTGGTTGGTTTTGGTCCCAACGTAGTGGTCAAGATTCCCATGACCCTGGAAGGCATCAAGGCGGTGCGCCAACTCAATTCCATGAACATTGCCACCAATATGACTCTGGTCTTTTCACCTTTGCAGGCCCTTGCCGCAGCCAAGGCGGGTGCCCATTACGTAAGTCCCTTTGTGGGAAGACTGGATGATGTGGGGCATGAAGGCATGGAACTGGTATCACAGATCCTGACCATTTATGACAATTATATGTTCGACACCCAGGTGCTCGTGGCCAGTGTGCGCAGCATGACCCATGTGCTGGAAGCAGCCATGCTCGGTGCCCACGTTGTGACCATCCCATTCAAGATCATGAATCAGCTTACCGCCCATCCCTTGACCGACAAGGGTCTCAAGGCCTTTCTGGCTGACTGGGAGAAGAAACAGCAGACAGACAAGTCGCAATGA